A window of Armatimonadota bacterium contains these coding sequences:
- a CDS encoding exopolysaccharide biosynthesis protein → MASRKRSIPQLRGVAPGEKPLSELLDEALASDGPHPVRVGDVADRLDERGFGFLLILLALPTLIPILPPGASGVVGILYVLVGAQMMWAPERPWLPRRVADYRLSVRVVEGLRRQGVGLLRRMERLSRPRWTPFSDAVLLRVAAVVVLAMGFVLWLPLPFLNTLPGISMIVVGIGLMNRDGIFLLLGIGLAAVVASLIGLGVEALRGFMRWLLSLLPS, encoded by the coding sequence GTGGCGAGCCGGAAACGTTCGATCCCCCAACTGAGGGGCGTCGCACCCGGTGAGAAGCCTCTGTCGGAACTGCTCGACGAGGCACTGGCGAGCGACGGGCCGCACCCCGTGCGCGTCGGGGACGTCGCCGACCGTCTGGACGAACGAGGCTTCGGTTTCCTGCTCATCCTCCTAGCGTTGCCGACCCTCATCCCGATCCTGCCACCCGGCGCATCGGGCGTGGTCGGGATCCTGTACGTACTCGTGGGGGCCCAGATGATGTGGGCCCCCGAGCGGCCATGGCTGCCGCGGCGCGTGGCCGACTACCGACTGTCTGTCCGGGTCGTCGAGGGACTGCGGCGCCAGGGCGTCGGGCTGCTGCGACGCATGGAGAGGCTGTCGCGGCCGCGGTGGACGCCGTTCAGCGACGCTGTCCTGCTGCGGGTGGCGGCGGTCGTCGTGCTCGCGATGGGATTCGTGCTGTGGCTGCCGCTGCCGTTTTTGAACACGCTGCCCGGGATATCGATGATCGTCGTCGGCATCGGATTGATGAACCGCGACGGCATCTTCCTCTTGTTGGGCATCGGGCTGGCCGCCGTGGTGGCGTCGCTGATAGGGCTCGGGGTGGAAGCGCTGCGGGGCTTCATGCGGTGGCTGCTCTCCCTGTTGCCGTCCTGA
- the solA gene encoding N-methyl-L-tryptophan oxidase — translation MPSRTFDAIVVGLGGVGSAAAYHLARRGLRVLGLERFAALHDRGSSHGHTRVIRQAYFEHPDYVPLLLRAYDLWAELERERGVELMLTCGGLMVGQPDSAVVAGSARSARLHALPHDLLSPKDVRSRFPAFHLGPEEVALYEPRAGVLFPEDCIRAHLDGASAYGAELQFEEPVTGWEADDVGVTVRTERAAYQAGALVVTAGPWIGRLLADLALPLEVERQVVFWFEPRIPELFAPERFPVFIWQVPEGTFYGIPALRGRGVKLARHHGGATTDPDDVAPPRASESEWVRGQIASRLPEADSRLQAMAACLYTNTLDEHFVIDRHPRHPTVVFASACSGHGFKFTCVTGQALTDLATEGRTDLPVGFLSLSRWAGPARG, via the coding sequence ATGCCATCCCGGACATTCGATGCCATCGTCGTGGGGCTTGGCGGCGTGGGAAGTGCGGCCGCCTACCATCTGGCACGGCGGGGGCTGCGCGTGCTGGGCTTAGAGCGGTTCGCCGCGCTGCACGACCGCGGATCGTCTCACGGCCACACCCGCGTCATTCGCCAGGCTTACTTCGAGCACCCAGATTACGTGCCGCTGTTGCTGCGTGCCTACGACCTGTGGGCGGAGCTGGAACGCGAGCGCGGGGTGGAGCTGATGCTCACGTGCGGCGGGTTGATGGTCGGACAGCCGGACAGTGCCGTGGTGGCCGGCTCGGCCCGCAGCGCCCGCCTGCACGCACTCCCGCACGATCTGCTGTCGCCGAAGGACGTGCGTTCCCGGTTTCCTGCCTTCCACCTCGGGCCAGAGGAGGTCGCGCTGTACGAGCCGCGAGCTGGGGTCCTCTTCCCCGAAGACTGCATCCGCGCGCACCTGGACGGTGCTTCCGCCTACGGCGCGGAGTTGCAGTTCGAGGAACCCGTCACCGGGTGGGAGGCCGACGACGTCGGCGTGACCGTGCGGACGGAACGTGCCGCCTACCAGGCCGGTGCACTCGTGGTCACCGCCGGACCGTGGATCGGGCGGCTGCTGGCCGACCTGGCGCTCCCGCTGGAGGTGGAACGGCAGGTCGTGTTCTGGTTCGAACCCCGCATACCCGAACTCTTCGCACCCGAGCGCTTCCCGGTCTTCATCTGGCAGGTGCCCGAGGGCACATTCTACGGCATCCCCGCCCTGCGCGGCCGCGGGGTCAAGCTGGCGCGTCACCACGGCGGTGCGACGACCGATCCGGACGACGTAGCCCCTCCGAGGGCGTCCGAATCTGAATGGGTGCGCGGGCAGATCGCCTCCCGCTTGCCCGAAGCCGACAGCAGGTTGCAGGCGATGGCAGCGTGCCTGTACACGAACACGCTCGACGAGCACTTCGTGATCGACCGCCACCCGCGGCACCCCACCGTCGTGTTCGCCTCGGCGTGCTCCGGGCACGGGTTCAAGTTCACCTGCGTCACCGGTCAGGCCCTCACCGACCTCGCAACGGAAGGCCGCACGGATCTCCCGGTCGGATTCCTGTCCCTGTCGCGGTGGGCGGGGCCGGCTCGGGGCTGA
- a CDS encoding secondary thiamine-phosphate synthase enzyme YjbQ, which produces MRLSQEWLQVKSEHRHQVIDLTHRVGEFVRASEVRRGIVNVFVKHTACALVVGNRRERVTEETLLLLEDIFNESAIRRTSLHGRRDPKAMWSYVQHVLMGSSIAVPVADGALDLGEWQALYLVELAGPATREVRLTLVGD; this is translated from the coding sequence ATGCGGTTGTCGCAGGAGTGGTTGCAGGTCAAAAGCGAGCACCGCCATCAGGTGATCGATCTGACGCATCGCGTAGGGGAATTCGTGCGCGCGTCCGAAGTCCGCCGAGGGATCGTGAACGTCTTTGTGAAGCACACCGCCTGCGCGCTGGTCGTGGGCAACCGGCGGGAGCGCGTGACCGAAGAGACGCTGCTGCTCCTGGAGGACATCTTCAACGAGTCGGCCATCCGCCGCACCTCGCTGCACGGCCGGCGCGACCCGAAGGCGATGTGGAGCTACGTCCAGCACGTCTTGATGGGATCGTCCATCGCCGTCCCGGTCGCCGACGGCGCCCTCGATCTGGGCGAGTGGCAGGCGCTGTACCTCGTGGAGCTTGCAGGCCCTGCCACCCGGGAAGTCCGCCTCACGCTGGTGGGAGACTGA
- a CDS encoding DCC1-like thiol-disulfide oxidoreductase family protein → MSENRWAAISTEGAGRRHVVLYDADCGFCRWAVAKILAWDRAGALRSVALQDPEAERLLAGVDGGQRMASWHLVTPAGRVHSGGAALAPLLRLLPGGCPLAAVAAALPGLAEAVYRWVARNRGRLGRMLRVDTCARDRRR, encoded by the coding sequence GTGAGTGAAAATCGTTGGGCAGCGATCTCGACCGAAGGAGCCGGACGTCGTCACGTGGTCCTGTACGACGCCGACTGCGGTTTTTGCCGGTGGGCGGTGGCGAAGATCCTGGCATGGGACCGCGCGGGCGCGTTGCGATCGGTGGCGCTCCAAGACCCCGAGGCGGAGCGGCTGCTGGCCGGCGTGGACGGTGGGCAGCGCATGGCTTCCTGGCATCTGGTGACGCCCGCAGGCCGTGTCCACTCGGGGGGTGCCGCCCTCGCGCCGCTTCTGCGCCTGCTGCCCGGCGGATGCCCCCTGGCCGCCGTCGCGGCCGCCCTCCCGGGCCTCGCGGAGGCGGTGTACCGGTGGGTGGCCCGCAACCGGGGGCGGCTGGGACGGATGCTGCGCGTCGACACCTGCGCCCGGGACCGGCGACGATGA
- a CDS encoding pseudouridine synthase translates to MRNRGERLHKVIAASGLASRRAAEALIRAGRVSVNGRTAMLGQTVTANDEVRVDGRPLPPPRRLEYWALHKPAGYVSTLHDPAGRPKARDLVPSRTRLFSVGRLDLNSEGLLLFTNDGELAHRLMHPRYGVPRTYRARVRGMPSRATLDRLRRGVSLPDGHTGPIEAAIERPAGNHTWLRVTLREGRHREVRRVLEAVGHPVARLIRVAYGPVRLTGLPPGAARPLTPAEIARLRRTPRTP, encoded by the coding sequence ATGCGCAACCGCGGCGAGAGATTGCACAAAGTGATCGCGGCGTCGGGCCTCGCCTCTCGGCGCGCGGCCGAGGCGTTGATCCGCGCCGGGCGGGTTTCGGTCAACGGGCGCACCGCGATGCTGGGGCAGACCGTCACCGCCAACGATGAGGTGCGCGTGGACGGCAGGCCGCTGCCGCCACCCAGGCGGTTGGAGTACTGGGCGCTGCACAAGCCGGCCGGCTACGTCAGTACCCTGCACGACCCCGCCGGGCGGCCGAAGGCGCGCGACCTCGTGCCTTCCCGCACCCGCCTGTTCAGCGTCGGCAGGCTGGATTTGAACTCCGAGGGGCTGCTGCTGTTCACCAACGACGGCGAACTCGCCCACCGCCTGATGCACCCCCGATACGGCGTCCCGCGCACCTACAGGGCCCGGGTGCGCGGAATGCCGTCGCGGGCGACGCTCGACCGACTCCGGCGCGGGGTCTCCCTCCCCGACGGGCACACCGGGCCGATCGAGGCGGCCATCGAGCGGCCGGCCGGCAACCACACCTGGCTGCGGGTCACCCTGCGCGAGGGCCGTCACCGCGAGGTCCGTCGGGTCCTGGAAGCCGTCGGCCATCCGGTCGCCCGGCTCATCCGCGTGGCCTACGGCCCGGTGCGCCTGACCGGTCTGCCCCCCGGCGCGGCCCGCCCCCTCACGCCTGCGGAGATCGCTCGCCTGCGGCGGACGCCGCGCACCCCTTGA
- the ppsA gene encoding phosphoenolpyruvate synthase, with product MGRTDPQSPILWFSEISKDDVALVGGKNANLGEMLRAGVPVPPGFAVTAHAYRTFLAHAGVATRLTRLLQRIDPRDLKALHEAASEIQEMIRRAQMPSDLAEAIREAYRRLGSELGERDPYVAVRSSATAEDLPTASFAGQQETYLNVRGADDLLDKVRGCFASLFTPRAIAYRTQKGFDHERVYLSVAVQKMVNSRASGVMFTLHPVTGDKDVIVIEGTWGLGELVVRGEVTPDEYVVRKTDLAIASQRVSRKGKRMVRAGTGNAVETVPPPQQEQPALTEEQIRTLARLGLRLEEHYGAALDIEWALDADDGNLYIVQCRPETVWSAREADARGQFIGPAQQRVEATRAATRKVEVAAERVPLVRGLAASPGLAAGDVRIVLDVAHIDQFQSGEILVTEMTTPDWVPAMLKAAAIVTNSGGMTSHAAIVSRELGVPCVVGTGNATEVLRTGQTVTVDGGNGIVYEGILPEAVRQPQVSAPTPTVVPEPVPVTGTKILVNLGVPDRAEDVAALPADGVGLMRQEFIIATYIGDHPLALIERGEGDRYVDRLADGIARVARAFAPRPVVLRLSDFKTNEYRELRGGEAFEPTEENPMLGWRGASRYVDPVFERAFDLELRAILRVRNEMALRNVWVMVPFVRTVKELGRVLDLMRTRGLERGPDFKIWMMCEVPSNVILADRFAPLVDGFSVGSNDLTQLILGVDRESGRLSALFDERDEAVLRAIRHVIRTCHRFGTTVSICGQAPSVYPEMTEALVRAGIDSVSVNPDAVVRTRRLVAQIEQRLLLERCVHPERAPDSEPDGGMG from the coding sequence ATGGGCAGGACGGATCCGCAGTCGCCCATCCTCTGGTTTTCCGAAATTTCCAAGGACGACGTCGCCCTCGTCGGCGGCAAGAATGCCAACCTGGGTGAGATGCTACGCGCCGGCGTTCCGGTGCCGCCCGGGTTTGCCGTCACCGCGCACGCCTACCGGACGTTTCTCGCCCACGCCGGCGTGGCCACGCGGTTGACCCGGCTGCTGCAGCGGATCGACCCCCGCGACCTCAAGGCACTGCACGAGGCTGCCTCCGAGATCCAGGAGATGATCCGGCGCGCACAGATGCCGTCCGACCTCGCTGAGGCCATCCGCGAAGCCTACCGCCGACTGGGCAGCGAACTCGGCGAGCGGGATCCATATGTCGCGGTGCGTTCGTCGGCCACCGCCGAGGACCTGCCGACCGCTTCGTTCGCGGGCCAGCAGGAGACCTACCTCAATGTCCGCGGCGCAGACGACCTGCTGGACAAGGTCCGGGGCTGCTTTGCAAGCCTGTTCACCCCGCGCGCCATCGCCTACCGCACGCAGAAGGGGTTCGATCACGAACGGGTCTACCTGAGCGTCGCCGTGCAGAAGATGGTCAACAGCCGTGCCAGCGGCGTGATGTTCACGTTGCACCCGGTCACCGGGGACAAGGACGTGATCGTGATCGAGGGCACCTGGGGCCTGGGCGAACTCGTGGTAAGGGGAGAGGTGACCCCTGACGAGTACGTGGTGCGCAAGACCGATCTGGCGATCGCCTCCCAGCGCGTCTCCCGCAAGGGCAAGCGGATGGTCCGCGCGGGCACCGGCAACGCCGTCGAGACCGTGCCGCCCCCCCAACAGGAGCAACCAGCCCTCACCGAAGAGCAGATCCGCACGCTCGCCCGCCTGGGGTTGCGCCTCGAGGAACACTACGGCGCGGCGCTGGACATCGAGTGGGCGCTGGACGCCGACGACGGCAACCTCTACATCGTGCAGTGCCGGCCGGAGACCGTTTGGTCGGCGCGGGAAGCCGACGCGCGGGGGCAGTTCATCGGGCCGGCCCAGCAGCGCGTGGAAGCCACCCGAGCCGCCACGCGCAAGGTCGAGGTCGCCGCCGAACGCGTGCCCCTGGTGCGCGGGCTGGCCGCCTCGCCCGGCCTGGCAGCAGGCGACGTGCGGATCGTATTGGACGTGGCGCACATCGACCAGTTCCAGTCCGGCGAGATCCTGGTCACCGAGATGACCACGCCCGACTGGGTGCCCGCGATGCTCAAGGCGGCGGCGATCGTGACCAACAGCGGCGGGATGACGTCGCACGCGGCGATCGTGTCGCGCGAACTCGGTGTGCCCTGCGTCGTCGGGACGGGCAATGCCACCGAGGTGCTGCGCACCGGTCAGACCGTGACCGTCGACGGCGGCAACGGGATCGTCTATGAGGGCATCCTCCCCGAGGCGGTGCGCCAGCCTCAGGTCAGTGCGCCCACACCGACCGTCGTCCCGGAGCCGGTCCCGGTCACCGGCACGAAGATCCTGGTGAACCTCGGTGTCCCCGACCGCGCCGAGGACGTGGCAGCCCTGCCGGCCGACGGCGTGGGGTTGATGCGACAGGAGTTCATCATCGCCACCTACATCGGCGACCATCCGCTCGCGCTGATCGAGCGGGGTGAGGGCGACCGCTACGTGGACCGGCTGGCGGACGGCATCGCACGCGTCGCCCGGGCGTTCGCCCCACGGCCGGTCGTTCTCAGGCTGAGCGACTTCAAGACCAACGAGTACCGCGAGCTGCGGGGCGGGGAAGCGTTCGAACCGACCGAGGAGAACCCGATGCTCGGTTGGCGCGGCGCCAGCCGCTACGTCGACCCGGTGTTCGAGCGCGCGTTCGATTTGGAACTGCGGGCTATCCTGCGCGTTCGCAACGAGATGGCGCTGCGGAACGTCTGGGTGATGGTGCCGTTCGTCCGGACCGTCAAGGAACTCGGTCGCGTGCTGGATCTCATGCGGACGCGGGGGCTGGAGCGGGGTCCAGACTTCAAGATCTGGATGATGTGCGAAGTCCCCAGCAACGTGATCCTCGCCGACCGGTTCGCCCCGCTCGTCGACGGCTTTTCCGTCGGCAGCAACGACCTCACCCAGTTGATCCTCGGCGTCGACCGAGAATCGGGCCGCCTGAGCGCGCTGTTCGACGAACGCGACGAGGCGGTGCTGCGCGCGATCCGGCATGTGATCCGCACCTGTCACCGATTCGGGACGACGGTCTCCATCTGCGGCCAGGCGCCGTCGGTCTACCCGGAGATGACCGAGGCGCTCGTGCGGGCCGGCATCGATTCGGTCAGCGTCAACCCCGACGCCGTCGTCCGGACCCGTCGGCTGGTCGCCCAGATCGAGCAGCGGCTGCTGTTGGAACGCTGTGTGCACCCGGAGCGGGCCCCCGACTCGGAGCCCGACGGAGGGATGGGCTGA
- a CDS encoding SLC13 family permease — MDPMTPEITTLLVLLAIALVLFSLEWVSVDVTALGLLLALVLTGLVPAEGAFAGFGSDTVMTILGLLVLTAALLRTGVVEMVGRAILRRAGDDGTRLLILIMVPAAALSAFINNTAATAFFLPVVVGLASRARMSPSRLLMPLAFATILASSVTLVATSTNLVVSGLLTQYRMPPIGVFELTPVGLPIAIAGIAYMLVVGRRLIPERVAGRSLTEDFGLGAYLSEAIVLADSPLVGRTLAESGLGQRLDLQVVGLVRDKNRYQTPRADTRLQPGDVLLVEGARDEILKIKDTTGIEIKADVKLSDPDLALGDVALVEALVVPRSRLIGRTLKGIGFRERYGLQVLAINRYGSTIRRKISQLRLQMGDALLLQGPRDRIAALANADAVRVLGAVGDDRPNVGRAPMAVFAFAAALVAGAAGVVALPAAVLAAAVVVFATRCITPEEAYREVDWKVLILIGSMLALGTAMEQTGTARYLAGLVVEAAGDASPLWLLSGFFVLTVVLTQPMSNQAAAVVVLPVAIQTALQLDLNPRTFAVAVAVAASCSYLTPLEPACLMVYGPGRYRFVDFLRVGGPLTLLVYAIAILLVPLMWPFR, encoded by the coding sequence ATGGATCCGATGACACCCGAGATCACGACCCTGCTGGTCCTCCTCGCGATCGCCCTGGTCCTGTTCTCCCTTGAGTGGGTCTCCGTCGACGTCACCGCGCTGGGGTTGCTGCTGGCACTCGTCCTTACCGGTCTCGTGCCGGCGGAAGGGGCGTTTGCGGGATTCGGCAGCGACACCGTGATGACGATCCTGGGGCTGCTGGTGCTGACCGCCGCGTTGCTGCGCACCGGCGTCGTCGAGATGGTCGGCCGCGCCATCCTCCGGCGCGCCGGGGACGACGGCACCCGGCTGCTGATCCTCATCATGGTACCGGCGGCGGCGCTGTCGGCGTTCATCAACAACACCGCGGCGACGGCGTTCTTCCTGCCGGTCGTGGTCGGCCTGGCCTCGCGGGCCCGGATGAGCCCGTCCCGGCTGCTGATGCCGCTGGCCTTTGCAACCATCCTCGCCAGCTCGGTCACACTGGTCGCCACCTCCACCAACCTCGTGGTCAGCGGTCTGCTGACACAGTACCGGATGCCGCCGATCGGCGTGTTCGAACTGACGCCCGTGGGCCTACCGATCGCGATCGCGGGGATCGCGTACATGCTGGTCGTGGGCCGCCGCCTGATCCCCGAACGCGTCGCCGGCCGGTCGCTGACGGAGGATTTCGGACTGGGCGCCTACCTCAGCGAGGCGATCGTGCTGGCCGACTCGCCGCTGGTCGGGCGGACCCTCGCGGAGTCCGGACTGGGGCAGCGGCTCGATCTGCAGGTGGTCGGGTTGGTGCGCGACAAGAACCGCTACCAGACCCCGCGCGCGGACACCCGCCTGCAACCGGGCGACGTGCTGCTGGTGGAGGGGGCGCGCGACGAGATCCTCAAGATCAAGGACACCACCGGTATCGAGATCAAGGCCGACGTGAAGCTGTCCGATCCGGACCTCGCACTCGGGGACGTGGCGCTGGTGGAGGCGCTTGTCGTCCCGCGTTCGCGGTTGATCGGCCGGACGCTGAAGGGCATCGGGTTTCGGGAGCGGTACGGCTTGCAGGTGCTGGCGATCAACCGGTATGGCTCTACGATCCGCCGCAAGATCAGTCAGCTCCGGCTCCAGATGGGCGATGCGTTGTTGCTGCAGGGGCCGCGTGACCGCATCGCCGCCCTCGCCAACGCCGACGCCGTGCGGGTGCTGGGCGCCGTCGGAGACGACAGGCCGAACGTCGGCCGGGCGCCGATGGCGGTCTTCGCCTTCGCGGCGGCCCTGGTGGCCGGCGCGGCGGGGGTCGTGGCGCTGCCCGCCGCTGTCCTGGCCGCAGCGGTGGTCGTCTTCGCGACGCGCTGCATCACTCCGGAGGAAGCCTACCGTGAGGTCGACTGGAAGGTGCTGATCCTGATTGGCAGCATGCTCGCCCTGGGCACGGCAATGGAGCAGACGGGCACCGCGAGGTACCTGGCGGGCCTCGTCGTCGAGGCGGCCGGCGATGCCAGCCCGCTGTGGCTTCTCAGCGGCTTCTTCGTGCTCACCGTGGTGCTCACCCAGCCGATGTCCAACCAGGCCGCAGCCGTCGTCGTCCTGCCGGTGGCCATTCAGACAGCGCTGCAGCTCGACCTCAACCCCCGCACGTTCGCTGTGGCGGTGGCGGTGGCCGCGAGCTGTTCGTACCTGACGCCGTTGGAGCCCGCATGCCTGATGGTGTACGGCCCGGGCCGATATCGATTCGTAGACTTCCTCAGGGTCGGTGGCCCGCTCACCCTCCTGGTCTACGCGATCGCGATCTTGCTGGTGCCGTTGATGTGGCCTTTCCGCTAG
- a CDS encoding cation-transporting P-type ATPase — protein MVGVRDSSAKTSRPAPELPCHALSPEEAARHLGTDLQQGLHPSESARRVRSVGSNALAETTGPSPMRILFAQFQSPLVAVLLAAAVVSRLLGNTKEAVAVGVVVALNTALGFLQEYRAERAMFALRHLVVPKARVRRAGRVTEVASSELVPGDLVLLEAGDRVPADARLVEAVGLRVDGAGKLSAGKRPLGDPGGLLVQQRGSRRARADHRGSGGRGFGLRGVRLGFP, from the coding sequence ATGGTTGGCGTGCGGGACTCATCCGCAAAAACTTCCAGGCCTGCCCCTGAGCTGCCTTGCCACGCCCTTTCGCCGGAGGAAGCCGCCCGGCACTTGGGCACCGACCTTCAGCAGGGGCTGCATCCATCCGAATCCGCCCGACGCGTCCGTTCCGTGGGGTCCAATGCGCTGGCGGAGACCACCGGTCCGAGCCCTATGCGCATACTGTTCGCGCAGTTCCAAAGTCCGCTGGTCGCAGTGCTTCTCGCTGCCGCGGTGGTTTCGCGGTTGCTGGGCAACACCAAGGAGGCGGTGGCGGTGGGTGTCGTGGTCGCCCTCAACACCGCGCTCGGTTTCCTGCAGGAGTATCGCGCAGAGCGGGCGATGTTTGCCCTTCGCCACTTGGTCGTGCCCAAAGCCCGGGTCCGGCGGGCGGGTCGCGTGACCGAAGTGGCGAGCAGCGAGCTGGTTCCGGGCGACTTGGTGTTGCTGGAGGCCGGAGACCGGGTGCCCGCGGACGCTCGCCTGGTGGAGGCCGTGGGGCTGCGGGTCGACGGAGCTGGGAAGCTCTCTGCCGGAAAGCGCCCACTTGGCGATCCTGGCGGCCTGCTTGTGCAACAACGCGGAAGCCGACGAGCAAGGGCAGACCATAGGGGATCCGGTGGACGCGGCTTTGGCCTCCGCGGCGTTCGGCTGGGGTTTCCGTAG
- a CDS encoding cation-translocating P-type ATPase C-terminal domain-containing protein translates to MAGLPFPLYPLQVLWINLVTDGPPALALSVEPPEEAVMRRPPRRRDEPLLTAGHARQVVGLGLLMGVTTLALGAYFLARGHPGWQTVVFTALAVAQFFNVYAVRTSKPLWRPGSRNPSLGAAVTVGALLLAAVIYVPGLRPYFQTYPLGVVDVAACLVPGLVAAAVVDVTELRGRRRSAEA, encoded by the coding sequence GTGGCCGGACTGCCCTTCCCCCTGTACCCGCTACAGGTCCTGTGGATCAACCTGGTGACCGACGGGCCGCCGGCACTGGCGCTCAGCGTCGAGCCTCCGGAGGAGGCTGTGATGCGCCGGCCCCCGCGCCGCCGGGACGAGCCGCTTCTCACGGCCGGACACGCGCGGCAGGTGGTGGGGTTGGGGCTGCTCATGGGCGTGACGACCCTCGCTTTGGGTGCGTACTTCCTTGCGCGCGGACACCCCGGCTGGCAGACCGTGGTCTTCACGGCGCTGGCCGTGGCACAGTTCTTCAATGTCTACGCTGTACGCACATCTAAACCGCTGTGGCGTCCGGGATCGCGTAACCCGTCCCTCGGCGCTGCAGTAACGGTGGGCGCACTCCTGCTCGCTGCGGTGATCTACGTCCCGGGGCTTCGACCGTACTTTCAGACGTACCCACTAGGCGTCGTGGACGTAGCTGCCTGCCTGGTCCCGGGACTCGTGGCGGCGGCGGTGGTCGACGTCACCGAGTTGCGGGGCAGACGCCGAAGTGCGGAAGCATGA
- a CDS encoding YbaK/EbsC family protein, protein MGTEREDHRPVARFATIPVRGKGRGRDLGFPTLNLHIPADLTIEPGIYAARVQIEGRTYEAALHYGPVPAFGEDEPSLEVHLLDTALEATPNRVEVEVVRYLRPVRWFETPQALSAQIAEDVQRSREVLGGMYDHDTATRRVAEEMARRGVRIEVLRFLGGTRTVQEAADAIGTSPERITKTLVFLADGRPVLVLASGANRVSRAKLAAVAGAGQVRTADAQTVERTTGFPVGAIPPVGHTTPLPTYIDQDLLRHEVVYAGAGAPDAMFAVAPEDLVRATGARVVDLREDG, encoded by the coding sequence ATGGGCACCGAACGCGAAGACCACCGGCCGGTCGCGCGATTCGCCACGATTCCGGTCCGCGGCAAGGGGCGCGGGAGGGACCTGGGCTTTCCGACCCTCAACCTGCACATCCCCGCAGACCTCACCATCGAGCCCGGGATCTACGCCGCACGGGTGCAAATCGAGGGGCGCACCTATGAGGCGGCGCTCCACTACGGGCCCGTACCGGCATTCGGCGAAGACGAGCCGTCTTTGGAAGTACACCTGCTCGACACGGCTCTGGAAGCGACCCCCAATCGCGTGGAGGTCGAAGTGGTGCGGTACCTGCGGCCCGTGCGCTGGTTCGAGACGCCTCAGGCGCTGAGCGCACAGATCGCCGAGGACGTGCAGCGGTCGCGGGAGGTGTTGGGTGGGATGTACGACCACGACACGGCCACGCGGCGCGTGGCGGAGGAGATGGCCCGGCGGGGTGTCCGGATCGAGGTCCTGCGCTTTTTGGGCGGCACGCGAACGGTCCAGGAAGCCGCTGACGCGATCGGGACCTCCCCAGAGCGCATCACCAAGACGCTGGTGTTCCTGGCAGACGGTCGACCGGTTCTCGTGCTGGCCTCGGGCGCCAACCGCGTCTCACGGGCCAAGCTCGCCGCGGTCGCCGGCGCCGGGCAGGTGCGGACCGCCGACGCCCAGACGGTGGAACGCACGACGGGCTTTCCGGTAGGGGCCATCCCACCGGTGGGACACACAACGCCGCTGCCGACCTACATCGACCAGGATCTGCTCCGCCACGAGGTCGTCTACGCCGGCGCCGGTGCCCCGGACGCCATGTTCGCCGTCGCACCTGAAGACCTTGTGCGTGCCACCGGCGCGCGCGTCGTCGATCTGCGCGAGGACGGCTGA
- a CDS encoding complex I NDUFA9 subunit family protein, with translation MKVLVTGAAGFVGNNTVRRLVELGKPVRAMVRDPDRAGARLGDLAGRIEIVRADVTDRDALAPLMEGVDAVVHLVAIALERGDRTYEAVNHQGTVNVVDAAQRAGVGRFVFMSQNGADSASPYAFLRSKGRAQDYVALRASGWTTLRPSAIFGPQDEFFNAIARLVRLTPVVFPLIGGGRAEFQPVSVYDVVEAIVRSLQDDTTIGRALDLGGPEVLTLGEIERRILRALGVRRWLFPAPVWLLRPPVFLMEKVLPGTPVSRSLLDLLAVPNTTPNNALIEHFGIEPRPFSGEHIAYLRANAARSALRRLFTGEKVN, from the coding sequence ATGAAGGTCCTGGTGACCGGGGCGGCCGGATTCGTCGGCAACAACACGGTCCGGCGGTTGGTGGAACTCGGCAAGCCGGTGCGTGCGATGGTCCGCGACCCGGACAGGGCCGGTGCGCGCCTGGGCGACCTCGCCGGCAGGATCGAGATCGTCCGTGCAGACGTGACCGATCGCGACGCGCTTGCCCCTCTGATGGAGGGCGTAGATGCCGTCGTCCACCTGGTGGCCATCGCGCTCGAAAGAGGCGACCGGACGTACGAAGCGGTCAACCACCAGGGCACGGTGAACGTCGTGGACGCGGCACAGCGGGCCGGCGTGGGCCGGTTTGTCTTCATGAGCCAGAATGGCGCCGACAGCGCTTCGCCCTACGCATTCTTGCGCAGCAAAGGACGGGCGCAGGACTACGTGGCGCTGCGCGCCTCAGGCTGGACGACGCTGCGCCCGTCCGCGATCTTCGGGCCCCAGGACGAGTTCTTCAACGCGATCGCCAGGCTGGTCCGTCTGACGCCGGTCGTCTTCCCGCTGATCGGCGGCGGCCGTGCGGAGTTCCAACCGGTGTCGGTGTACGACGTCGTCGAGGCCATCGTGCGGTCGCTGCAGGACGACACGACCATCGGCAGGGCGCTCGATTTGGGCGGGCCGGAGGTGCTGACCCTGGGCGAGATCGAGCGGCGTATCCTGAGGGCGCTGGGGGTGCGCCGGTGGCTGTTCCCCGCACCGGTCTGGCTGCTGCGCCCACCGGTCTTCCTCATGGAGAAGGTGCTGCCGGGCACGCCGGTGTCGAGGAGCCTGCTCGACCTGCTGGCCGTGCCCAACACGACACCCAACAATGCGCTGATCGAACACTTCGGGATCGAGCCGCGCCCGTTCTCCGGCGAGCACATCGCCTACCTGCGCGCAAACGCGGCTCGCAGCGCGCTGCGACGCTTGTTCACCGGCGAGAAGGTGAACTGA